TTAGAGACTTTCACGGATGCGAAAACAATCTCTACGTGGGCAGTTGATGCGATGAAATGGTCTATAAGCAACAATTTGCTTTCCGGCAAAGGTAACGACATCCTTGATCCAACGGGTGAGGCATCGCGTGCTGAAGTCGCAGCAATCATTAATCGCTTCATGGTTACTTTCAAGATGTAATCCAAATTAAATTCGGAATGAGCGCCCCCTCTAGAATAATCAGTTGGCAAAACCCAGTTGGGTTAACCAATGAGTTCTGGAGGGGGTGTTTTCATTTTTCTCACTTGTCTATACCAATTTTATTTACTGGACCTATACCAGAAAGCATTAAAACATGTTAGCCAAGGCTGAAGAAGGACCAATCCCATGTTCTCTATTTACAGTCAGAATGCTGTTCTACGCGCTTTAGCGCTATAAAGAACTTAAACATTCTGATGTGGTAACAAAAATGCCCTCCCAAGCAACTGTGGACACAGTCGCTCGGAAGGGCATACTTGAGAATAGCTTCCTGTTTATGACAGGATCACTTAAATCAATCCGGATTTTTGCAGAAGCCGCTGAATAATCGTGGTAGCCTCTGCCCGGGTCAGCTTCCCTTTTGGTGCAAGCTCATTGCTTTCTCTTCCAGAAATAACTTCTGCTTGAATACTATCCGCTATACTGCTTAGCGCCCAACTGGATGCAGCTGCTGTATCTGTGTACGGCCGCAATGTGGCATCAGTTGACTGGACAGGCAGCTTGGCCTTCAGGTTGGTGATCGTCATCGCTTTGGCGATCATGACCATGGCTTGTTCCCGGGTAACGATATCATTCGGACGGAAGGAACCGTCTTCGTACCCGCTAATCAGCTTGTAGGCATAGGCCGTTTGAATTAGGCTGCTGTACCAATCCGTAGGCTTCACGTCCGTGAATGCCGTTGATCCGCTCTCCATCTTCAACCCCAAGCCCCGAACCAGGATCGCAGCAAGCTCCGCCCGTGTAATCGCTTGATCGGGTTGGAACAGGTGATTGTCAGTGCCGTTAACGACCATCCGCAAGCCCATTTCGTTCACCGCATTCCTGGCCCAATGCTGCCCCATATCCTGGTACTCTTCTTTATGCCTTACGATTGAATACGTGCTATTGGTCAAGCTGCTCACTTTAGCCACAAACTTGCCGTCTACTGTAATCAATTGGGTCGGTACAGGGCGAATGGCTCCGTCCGGTTCAACGACAACCCCAGTTACGATTTCCCTTGAATTTACAGCCTCCGGAATCACGATTGTTCTATCCACGTATGCGTTGAATTTCGACACCTCAACCGTTGAATCTCCGTAAGCGCCTCTTACCGTAAAGTTGAGCGCCGGAGCGACAGGCGTAAACCTTCCTTTTGCTGCCGCCTCCTCCAGCAGCTTCACCGTGCTCTCTGCCGGCTTGGAAATTTCAACAGTTATCTTAATATCCTGAAGCTGCACATTTTTGCCAAGCTGCTCGGAAAGCCCACTGATGTTGATCTGTTCTGCGGGCAAGGTATAGGTCGCGTTCTCCGTTTTGACTACAATGACCGCAGCCTTTTGCTCCATGTTTTTTACGATTTGCCCGCTTAGTTCTCCAATCACCACATCGGATTTTGTATTCACCGAAATCGTAATCACTGCATGCTGTTCCTCTGTCGCAAGCTTGCGCTCCAGCACCTTCGGATCAACCACAACCGTAGTGACCGTCTGATCCTTCACCTTGGCTGTCGTTGCCGTCCCTATTTTCTCAACCTTGCCATTGACCAGGAATTCAACTCCGGCAGACGAATTTGATGTTTCGGGCTCTGTCGGGCTGCCGCCACTGCTGGCTGGCGCTGTTGGCGTCACTGCATTGGAGACGTCGGAGGCGGCGCTGCTGCCTGTAAGATTAACAGCTCTTACCGTAAACGTATAGGTTGTTCCGTTGGATAGACCGGTTACTGTGATCGGACTTGCTGGACCTGTTGCCGTTATATTCCCCGGTAAGGCCGTGACCTCGTACACTGTTATTGCGCTTCCTCCGTTGACTGCTGGGATGGCGAAGCTGACTATAGCCTGACCATTCCCTGCTGTTGCAGTTACAGCTGTTGGCGCTGAAGGTACCGCCGGTATCGCCCCAGGTGTTGCGCTTACCTCATTGGAGGTAACGATAGCTCCCTTGCGGTTGGTGGCTTTGACGATAAAGGAATAGGCTGTGCCATTCGTCAATTCGCTGGCATCGTAGCCGTAGACAGAACCGCTTACCGTAGCCGCTGGTGCTCCATACGTGCCCGAAGCCGTTCTCTGGTATACGGCGTAGCTTACAGTTCCGTAGACTTCCTCCCATGCCAGAAGAACATGGCTATCTCCGCTTGCAGCCACCTTCAAGTTAACGAAGGCAGCCCCTGGCTCCGGAAGCGTAACGGCTGCACTGGAAACCCCCGGCAGGCCTGCCGCGTCGAAGGCGAGCTGGGCTCCTGTCACCTCATCGTCATTCGCTGCGCCCAGACCCGTGAAGGCGACGATGCCGGAGCTTGCCGTGGCGGTCGTTGCTCCCGTTAACGTCCAATCGCCCGCATCCTTCTTCGAGACGGTCACAACGGTGCTGCTGTCGCCCACACTCGTATTGCCGAACGCATCCCGAAGCGTCACCACCGGCTGCTGTGCGAACAGGCCGCCGTTTCTGGTTGGCGCCGTCAGGTCTTTGGTCAGCGCCAGGGAAGCCGGGCTGCCCGCTTGCGGCGTTATGCTCAGCACATTCGCCGCCGGTGTTACTACACCCGCTACACTCAAGCTGATAGATTGCTTCGCCGCTTGGTTCAGCTGCAGCTGAACCGTGGCTATGCCGTCGGCAAACATGGCGCTGTACGTGCTTGATGTTACGGTTAAGGCATTCCCGCCAAGGCTGCCATAGGAGCCGTCAGGCGCTGCGATGTAGCCGGATATGGCAACCTCATGAGCGCCGTTGAAGGTTGTATCCGTATCACCCAGCGAGTTCCTCACGGTCAGTGTGACCAGATTGTCCACGCCCGCTACAGGAGCGGCTGCAGCTGCGGCTGCGCTGACCGTATACTTTGGCGCCGGCACCGGCAGCGTGACGGACGCGCTTGTCAACTGCGGCCAACCCGTTGCGTTGAACACGAGTTGAGCGCCTGCCACCTCATCCTCGTTCACTGCGCCCAGGTCGGTATAGGTGATTAGGCCCGATTTCGCTTTTTGCTCCGTTGTTCCCGTCAATGTCCACGCTCCGGTGTCCTTCTTGGATACAGTCGCCACGGTGCTGTTATCCTTCGATACCCAGTTGCCGTAAGCATCGTTAACCGCTATGACCGGTTGCTGCGCAAACACGCCTCCGGCCTGCTCCGGCGCAGCCAGGTCAGTGGTCAGCGCCAGTGTAGCCGGGCTGCCCGTGTCCAGATTGTAATCCACCTGTTTCGACGGTGTGGCGACCCCCGTCATACTGAAGACGAGGGAAGCCCCCCTCGCCTTGTTCAGCCTCAGGTTTACCGTGGCTTCTCCTTTCACAACCTGGACGCCGCTCACCGTCGTGGTTCCTGCAGTCAAGGTTTTCCCGTTGATGCTGCCATAGGTGCCGTTAGGTGCTGCCCTATAGCCGGATACGGTCACATCGTAAGTGCCGTCCTTAAATTTCAGATCCTTGCTCTGCGCCTCGTCCAATACATTCAGCTTAAACGCCTGATCCTCCCCGACGAGATGGCTGCTCCCTGCAGGCGGAGTCACGCCGAGCGTATATGCGGGCTTTGGCGGGCCTATCTTTCGAACCTGGCTGCTGTAAAGATCCGCGGTATACAGAACGCCATCCTTGTCTACCGTGAGGCCATTTGCCCCGGTTGCTACGCTATCGCTATTTACTGCTCCGGTGATATCCATTTTAACGACATACCCTGCCGATATATACAGACTTCCGTCGCTGTCGAAGGCGAGTCCTCCCGCATAGATGTCGGAGATTAGCGCGCTGATCGTTCCGTCTGCCGCTATTTTGCGGATCGCTTTCTTATCCCGATCTGATATATACAGGTTTCCGCTCTTGTCCACGGCAATTCCCGTACCATAGCCTATTTGTGCCGAGGTTGCCGGTCCTCCGTCTCCCGAATAGCCTTTAACTCCTGTACCGGCTACTGTACTGATTATCCCGGTATTCTTGTCTACCCTGCGAACCCGATAAGCTTCGCCATCCATGATATATAGATTTCCGCTGTTATCGATGGCCACTTTACTGGGGCTATTTAATTGGGCCGAAGTCGCCGGTCCTTCATCCCCCCGCTTACGATCATCATAATTCCCGAACCCCCCCTTACCCATCGTACCCGCCACCGTGCTGACGGTGCCATCCGAAGCCAGCTTTACAACCGTACCAAGGTTATTATTGGCGATATACAGGTTGTCGGATTGATCAAACGTCACTCCAGTCGGAAAGCTTACTATTAATTTGTCGGCTGTCACCGTGCTGATTTTCTTGCTCTCCTTGTCTACTTTTCTGATTGCATTGTTCCATGTATCCGCAATGTACACATCTCCTTTGCTGTTCGTTGCCACGTCATAAGGCTTATTCAATCTGGCCAAGGTGGCCAGATTCCCGTCTCCCGAATAGCCGTTAACACCTACACCGGCAACGGCTTGGAGACAGTAGCTGCAAGCAGGCGTCTCTCCCCCGTTGCCTCCCGGTTCGGAGTTATCCGCTGGTGGGGTCAGCTTCCGGATCCGGGTGCCTTGGGCATCCTCCACATACAAATTCCCACTATTATCCAGGGCCAATGCATTGGGGTTCTCTAATTGAGCCGTCTTCGCCTCCCCGCCATCGCCAGAATAGCCGCGAATTCCAGTGCCCGCGATAATGCTGATCTTCCGGAAGATATTATCAATCTTCAGAATCCGGTGATTAAAATAATCCGCTATATACAACGTGCCATCAGCGCCTACCGCCATTGCTCTGGGAGCCTGCAGGGCAACATCAGTCGCACTTTCTCCCTCGAGCTTGCTGCCAAACCCAGGGCCGCCGCCGGCCTCGGTCCAGATCAATCCGTTAAGATCGACTCTGCGAATGCGGCGGTTGCCTTCGTCAAAGATATACATCATTCCCGTGCTGTCAAATCCTACTCCGCTCGGATGGTTCAACAGAGCCTTCGTCGCCGGCAGGCTGTCCCCTCCAAAGCCCTTCTGGTAGGTGCCAGCTACCGTACTTTTATTGCCGTTCGTATCCACTTTCCGGATCAGGTTGTTGCCATACTCGGCGATGTACAGATTTCCTTTGCTGTCCACAGCCAATCCTCGCGGTTCGCTAAATCCGCCAGGCACCGTGGAAATCCTGCCGTTTGTAAGTACCTTCAGGATCCGACTGTTGCCGGCATCCGCGATATACAGATTGTCGCCGCTGTCTACCGCCAGACCTCTTGGTCTATTCAATTCGGCTGACGTAGCCAAGCCTCCGTCCCCCGAGGACCCGGCCTTACCCGTACCCGCCACCGTGCTAATCTTGCCATCCGCTCCGATCTTGCGGACCCGGTGGTTATTGGTGTCCGCTATATACAGATTTCCCTTGCTATCCGTCACCATGCCTCCACTTACATCGACGTCCTGGCCCGGAAGCATAATCGCCGGCAGGCCGCCCAATTGAGCCGACGTCGCCAACCCCCCGTCGCCCGTAAAGCCGACCTCCCCCGTACCAGCTATTGAGGTAATGGTGTAGCCGCCAGCGGCATAAGCTTTTCCCCCAGACCCGTCAACCAACAGTCCTATCATCAGCAGAACGGTCAACATACAGGCCACAAGCTGCTTTCCTTTTTTACCCATTCCTTTCCCTCCTCCATCATGATGCATACCAAATAAAATGAATAAACGACATTTTTCGCTATAATTATACAAATTCATTTTGAACCGAATTTGAACACAGCAAAACGGCCCTCGCCGTCCTGACAGACGAGAGGGCCGCACCCCATTCCATTATGAGAATACCGCTAAAGGATTCAACGCCAAGGTCCTCATGTCGATGCCATGAGAAACGCCCAGCTCACGGGCGAATAAGTTCCTGAGCCATCTTTCATGCGCTACAGCCGCATCCTTGTTATTCATCAAAAGATGCAGCGCAATGATTTTGACATGAATGCGTTCCGTCAAAGGGTGCAGCTGGGCCCACCTTTCCAAATGCCGCAGGGCTGCATCAAAGCGGTGCTGACCCACCGCATCATTGGTAATATGGTTGAGCAGCTCGACGTACGCCAGCTCAAGCTCTTCTCTTTTTTCCGCCGCCCATTCATATCCGTTCTCCACTAAATAGCCGCCCTTGTACAACTCCACTGCCCGATGCGCATCTTCTATATGATGGTCTTCCTTAAAACGCCGGCACCTTTTTTCAAATTCGCTGCAATCCCATAAATCCGGAACCCGTACCAAGCGGCAGCGTCCTCCTGCGGCGCGGCTCTGCTCGATAGCCTCGAACAGGCCGAACTCCTCCAGCTCCTTGCGCAGCTGATACATCGTCGTATACAGCATCCCCCGCGCCCGGTCTGCGTCACGGTCTCCCCATAACGCATCCATAATCTTCTCTTTGGCAACCGGCTGATTCCCATGATGAAGCAGGAAGGCAAGCAGCTCCTCCGTCTTGGCCCTGCGAAATTTCAGCTCCTTCCCGTCAGGGGCTTCCACTGAAAATCGTATAAAGCTGCGGACGGACATCTTCTGCTTCAAGTCCAAGCCTAGAGGTTCTACCCTTCGCCTCCTGGCGATCCGGTCCAATGTCTGGCGCAGCCGCTCCGCCGTTACCGGCTTTAGCACATAATCAAGCGCTTCCGCCTGAAAGGCAGCTACCGCGTAATGATCATAGGCCGTAACAAAAGCAATCGAAACCCCGGCGTTGCACTCTTGAATACGGCCGGCCAGTTCCAGGCCGTTCATGCCGGGCATCTTCATATCGACGAGCACCAGGTCCGGTTCCGCCGCGGGCACCCGCTCCAGCAGTTCCTCCGGATCTTGAAAAAGTCCGCAGATATCCACATCGTCAAAAGTCCGGAGCACGCTCTCCGCCATTTTTAAAGCAGGCAGCTCGTCGTCAACCGCCATCACCTTAATCACACCCATTGCCCTCCTTTTGGGATACGGATCGTTACCGTTGTCCCACCTGTGGCCTTGCTTTTGATGTCCAAGCCGTGGCCGTACACCCGAACAAGTCGGCGCTGAATGTTTTCCAGAGCCACACCACTGCTTTCCGCGTCATTGTCCCTGAATAATTTATCCTGCAAGGACTGCTCAAACCCTACGCCGTCATCCTCCACAGTAATGACAACATGGTCTTCCGCTGCCCGAACCAGGATCGCAACCGTAACACCCTGTTTCCGATCAGCCAAGCCGTGCTGCACCGCATTTTCCACCAATGGCTGAATAACGATCGGCGGCAGCAGGCAATGGACCTGACCGTCAATATCATACACGATGCGGAGCCGCCCCCCGAAGCGGGCTTTTTCAATCGAGAGGTAGGCTTCAACAAGCTCCAGTTCCTTGCTCAAGGGTATGAGTCTGTCCAGATTCCCAAAATCGAAGCTGCCCCGCAAATACTGGCTGAGTTTGGCAAGCAAGTCCCGCGCAGCCTGCGGATCATCCAACGAGAAGGCCGAGATTGTATTCAGCGCATTGTACAGAAAGTGAGGCTTGATCTGCGCCTGCAGGAAAGCCATCTCGTTGCTTGCCGATTCGCTTACGGATGTTTTCATCTTCAGCAGCGTCCGGATGCGCGCCTTCAATTCGCTGGCGTCAACCGGCTTGCCGAGAAAATCATTCACGCCCTCATCGAAGGCGGCCAGCATTTCCTCCGGCCGGGTTCTTGCTGTAAGCAGCAGCACCGGAAGGTCTGACAGGGAATAGCGCTTGCGAATGGTCCGGCATACCTCGTAACCGGACATTCCGGGCATCAACAGATCCACAACCGCCAGGTCGATGCGCCGGTTCAATTCCAATTGACGGATCGCCTCACTCCCGCTGGATACGGCGATAACCGTATATTTTTCAACGGACAACAGATTGAGCAGTACTTGACGGTTAGCGGCATCGTCATCCACAACGAGGATGGTAAAGTCTCCGCCGCCTTCCAGGAGGATGGTATCCTTCGGGAAGGCTTTCAAAGCAGCCGCCTCCAGCAGCGTGTTCACTCTTTCCTCCCGCATACCGACCGGTTGCTCGCCCGCTTCGTTTGCGAGCGGCACTGTAAACGTAAATACCGCGCCTTGTCCCTGCTCCGACTCCGCCCGAATCGTTCCGCCATGCAACTCCACAAGCCGTTTGGCAATGCTCAGCCCAAGTCCGGTTCCGCCGTAATCCTTGGCAATCGTGTCCCCGGCTTGCTCGAACGCTTCGAAGATCGCTTCCAGCTTATCAGATGGAATCCCGATCCCGGTATCCGCAACGGAAATCGCCAGCCAACCGTTCTCCTCCCGCGCCGAAACGGTAATTTCCCCTGCTGCAGTAAATTTAAGCGCATTGCCGACCAGATTGTTCAAAATTTGCGTCAGCCTGTCCTCGTCGGCATAAACAATATGCCGCTCACTCAGGAAGTCAATAAAGCGCACCGGTTTATCGCCTGCCAAATGGCGGAACATCTCGAATATAATGCGCACAACCGGACGCAAAGCGATGGCCTGCTGATTCAGGGCCAGCTCTCCATTCTTCAATCTGGAAAAGTCAAGCAGGTCGCCCACCAGATGAGCCATTCTCTTGCCAACACCCGCGATCATCGCTACATTCTCCTCTTGCTGTGGAGTCATTGGACCTGCCGCCTCCTCAAGCAGCGATTGGGATATGTTGATAATTCCATGCAGCGGCGTTTTCAGCTCATGGGATATATTGGCCAGAAATTCATCCTTCAAATGATCCATATACTCCAGCCGCTCCGATAGTATCCGAACAGCAGCGAATTCATTGACAAACCGTTTGGACAGCAGCAGCCCATGCGCCAAGAAGAAGCCCATCCATGCGGACAGCTGAAGGGGGAAGTTGACCGGAATACCAAGGTAATCCATGGAGGACAGGACAACCATGACCAATAACGGCAATGTGCCGACAAGCAGATAAACCGAGCCATCCATTCTGCGGACAACTCCAGCTGACATCACGTAGATGACATAGAGAACAGCCAGAAAGGTAAGAGCAAAGCTAACAATACTTGCATAAGTAAATACCGATGCCGGGGTTGCCGCGATGAGCAGCATCCGCGCCGCGATTGCCGCTACGAACAGCTTCATCATATGTCTATTAAACAGCTTGGGATAGGAGTGTTTGGCATACAGCAACAAAAATAATTCTATCGACACCCCGGAAAAATCCTGGATTTTGGTAAACAGCTCGTATGGAAATGCCGCTAGGGGCAGCATCGCGATTTTTTCGCTGTGCGTCATCGAATACAAGGCCGTTGTTACACAGCTCAACCCGAAATAGAGCCACGAACGCTCCCGCCCCTGCACCCACCAAAAAAGCAGAATGAAAAAGGCTCCGATTAACAGAAAGGTTGATGCGGCCAACAAATCTTTGGCAATCGCCGACTCCCGGGCGGACTGAATGTCCTCCTGAAAGCCCAATACAATGGATTGGGTAATGCCCCCCTGGGAATACCGGTAGTTCGCAACCTGCACGACGATATCAAGACTGTTGCCGTCCGCCGAAAAAAAACGGACGTACGGCGAGTTCACAGAAACCGTTCCCTGCTTGTCCATCCCCGGGGTGCCCCGGCCGCCGAGCTTCTTGCCGTTTACGAACAGAGTATGGGCCGTTTTGATATTCGTCTGCCTGATCCCGTAGCTTTGGCCAGCCCCATCCGGCAGTTCAACATGCAGCCGGAAGGTGGCATACCCGTAAGGCGACTTCTTCCAGTCCTTGACCGTATAATGCTCCCATCTGTTCGGCACGTGGACATAACCATTCATCTCAGGCAGCTTGCCGTTCTTGGTTTCCGGGAGAAAATCGTCGGGAGTCAGGAGTACATATGGGTAAAATTCCCATTCTCCATCCAGACGGACGCTGCCGTTATCGGCAAAGCTCCAGCCGGTTAAATCCATTGTCCCGTTTACCGCTTCAGGCCGGCTTCCTGCAGCAGGCCGGCTTGCCAAGATGAAGTACGTCATCATAAGAGTGATTGCCGCACAAATAATTATGAATGCGGCTATTGCTTTTTTACGCATCTGCCTTCCCCTCATACTCAGTAACGGTTTGTGTGAATACGTTCTCGAAAGCACTGTTCTTGTCGAATAAAGTAGTTGATCTATACCTATATAAAATCCATGTTTTATTACAGCATATGAGGTTGTCCATTCAACAATCGGTGAACTTCTCGCCCTATACCTCCGTAACTAACCAATCCATCACTTGCCCAATTCTTTGGTTCAATCTCTAGTCTCTCACCTAGTATATTATAAAACTTCTTAGATGTTGAGTTCCAGAATCCAAAGTCTACCTCGTTATCTTCTTCGCTAACGCCAATATTTCCAATCGTTTCATAGAAACCTTTATACCAACCTTGAAGGTTAATTACTAGAGGCGGAATTTGCAACTCATAAGGGTTAAGGCTAGTAGGCAACTCCTACTTATGTAAAACAGCCTTATAAATATAGACTAAGATCATTCCATTCATAAATGGGTTTAACCTCTCAACTTTTGCAAATTAAGGATATTATCAAAACTCTTTTCTGAATGATAGGATATGACTGCTTAACGTAAAAAAGCCCCTTAATAGAGGCTTCTCATCATTTCAATTAGTTATCTTATCGTTAGTTGTAAGAGAAAGACTTTGTTCTATGGAATTACGTTCTACTACCACTTCAATTCTCTGCTTTACCACTACTTGTCAACGGACATTTACTTCAGCTCTTGCTTCTTATTTTTTAAACTAAACAAAGAACAGCCGGTTTCCCGACTGTTCTTTGTTTAGTTCCTATTCCGTTGTGTAAGGCAACAACGCGATTGTACGGGAGCGTTTGATCGCAATCGTCAAAGCACGTTGGTACTTAGCGGAAGTACCAGTTACACGTCTAGGAAGAATCTTCCCGCGCTCGCTGATGAACTTCTTAAGAGTCTCGATATCTTTATAGTCAATGTGCTTAATTTTGTTAACTGTGAAGTAACAAACTTTACGACGTTTGCCTTTACCGCCTTTGCCACGAGGAGCAAATTTGCGATCGCCGCGATCTTCACTATTGTTATCTCTTTTTTGGAAAGCCATGTGTTTGTTCAGTCCTTTCTACATTTAGAATGGCAAGTCATCATCGGAAATATCGATCGGTTTTCCGTCATCAATGAAAGGATCCTGCTGCTCGCGCGATCCACCGCCACGATTGCCACTACCGCTTCCGCCGCCGTAGCTAGCGTTAGAGTTAGATGATCCGCCTTCTTCTCGACTTCCGGCACTATTATTGGACTCAAGGAAACGTACATTATCGGCAATAACTTCGGTTACGTAAACACGTTTACCCTCGTTATTATCATAATTACGTACTTGAATTCTTCCTTCCACAGCAGTCAAACGACCTTTACGCAAATAGTTCGCGCATGTTTCGGCAAGCTGCCTCCACGTGACGATATTGATAAAGTCCGCTTCCCGTTCTTTCGAACCTCCACTTGTGAAAGGGCGGTCTACTGCAAGAGTAAACTGCGTAACAGCTACACCGGCTGGCGTATAGCGAAGCTCTGGATCTTTGGTCAATCTACCGATAAGAATAACACGGTTCAACATCGGACATTCCCCCTGACGAAAATACTGGCATGCATTTAAGCTACGTCGTTTGTGATTAAGTGACGGATAACTTCATCCGAAATCTTAAGTACGCGATCAAGTTCTGTTACAACAGCAGGTTCTGCGTTGAAGTGTACCAGCACATAGTGCCCGTCACGGAACTTATTGATCTCATACGCAAGACGGCGTTTGCCCATCAGGTCATGTTTGGAGACTTCGCCTCCACCGTTCGTGATGATGCCTTGGAACTTTTCTACTGTAGATTGAACAACTTCTTGCTCAATGTCAGTACGAATGATGTACATCATTTCATATTTGCGCATGTATTTCACCTCCTTTTGGACTAAGCGGCTCCTATTCAAACTTGTTAGACAAGCGAAGGAGCAAGGAGCGAGGATTCTTATTCAAAACTCGCACCTGAATACTATAGCAAATCGAGCGACAGATTACAAGTTTTTCTCTCATAAAGTGCAAAGGATGAACATGGCAATGTTCAACATACATGCTTCCCTCTTCTTGGGGTAATCTAACTACGATTATAATTCTTATGAAGAGGTGATCATTATGGGTGAATGGACACATTTTAACGAAGGCGATCATGTTCCTAATGATGGTGAGTATATGGAAATTGGCGAGAATGCCTTTCACATGGGCATTAATAATCCCAAAACCGTCACCTTGAAAAAAGGCGACACTTTTCCGGCAACTAGCAACCATAATCGCAAATGGCACCGCAAGGGGTTAAGGCAGTAGTTCGATCATGACAAGGAGAATGACTCCATGAAAACAACAACATTTACGTGGCTGTTCACTTTTATCGGCGCAGCCCTATGCTTGATGCATTATTTATTTCATGATCACGATGCCTTCTATATGATCTTCTACGCTCTCAGTGTGCCAGCATGGTTCGCGTCCACATTTACTGACATCTATGAAATCTCCATGTTTAGGATGCTTATCATCTACGCATTGACTATTGCTTCCTGGTCACTAGTCGGCTATGTCATCGACCGCTACTCTGTCAGCTACAGGAATAATCGAGCAGACTAGTTGTCTTTGAAGAGGGATTGTCCCAAAAATTAGTGAACCTTGAGCCAAGCCCTCTCTTACGAATTCAGCAACCTTTATTTGATCAAAAAGGCCATTTAAGAAAATCTAACGAATTCCCAGAGCGTTATCCCAAGAAAAAGATCACCATTTCGCCTATAAGCGACTCAATAGAGCCAATTCAGTTCACTAGATCATCAAACAAGCCAATTTCTCATCTATAAGCATCGTACAGTTCATTAGAATAACGATGGATTATATGGGGGATTGGGAACAGGGCTCGGACGCCGAGGCTGTCCTCAAAGTCATACAAAATGACTTTGAGGACAGCCTCTCTTTTTTAATCCTTGCACCCCATTCACCAAGCCGCGCTAGAACTATCCCCTACTATTATCGTTATTATGGGACAGCCTCTTTTTCATATTCCACTCTTCCCGTACGGAAGGCTATGCCTTATAATTTACTATATCTACCAATCTATCTATGAGGTGACCTTTTGGACACGAATAATCATAAACATCCGACTGATCCATCCCTGCAACCCGCCCCTTCCAGCTCGATTAGCCGTAGGAAGCTCTTGTCTACCTTAGGTGCTGCAGGACTAGCTTTGGCCACGGGAGACGTTTTTCTTAACGCTGCAACCGCACAAGCTGCATCCCCTTCCTCTGTGATCTACAACATCAAGGACTACGGAGCTCGGGGTAATTTCCGCTTTGATGAGGATGACGCTCCTTATATTCAAAGTGCTCTGGACGCCGCAGCAATCACTGGGGGGATCGTTTTCGTTCCAGCAGGCGTCTATTTTGTCAAAATGCCTTTGCGGCTCAGCTCTAATGTTACTTTGATGGGAACTGGCAATAACAGCATTCTTCGCTCTTCCATGAATAAGTTCGGAATCCTGAATATATCCGCCGCTCATCACATACATATTCATCGCTTGGCCTTCCAAGGTGTCGGCACCTTTGGCATGACGTCCGTTCCGCTGCTAGAAAGCGGAGTTTCACTCAATCAAGCGAGCGATATCCGCATCACCGATTGCTTATTTTCCTCCATTGATAA
Above is a genomic segment from Paenibacillus sp. HWE-109 containing:
- a CDS encoding NHL domain-containing protein, which translates into the protein MGKKGKQLVACMLTVLLMIGLLVDGSGGKAYAAGGYTITSIAGTGEVGFTGDGGLATSAQLGGLPAIMLPGQDVDVSGGMVTDSKGNLYIADTNNHRVRKIGADGKISTVAGTGKAGSSGDGGLATSAELNRPRGLAVDSGDNLYIADAGNSRILKVLTNGRISTVPGGFSEPRGLAVDSKGNLYIAEYGNNLIRKVDTNGNKSTVAGTYQKGFGGDSLPATKALLNHPSGVGFDSTGMMYIFDEGNRRIRRVDLNGLIWTEAGGGPGFGSKLEGESATDVALQAPRAMAVGADGTLYIADYFNHRILKIDNIFRKISIIAGTGIRGYSGDGGEAKTAQLENPNALALDNSGNLYVEDAQGTRIRKLTPPADNSEPGGNGGETPACSYCLQAVAGVGVNGYSGDGNLATLARLNKPYDVATNSKGDVYIADTWNNAIRKVDKESKKISTVTADKLIVSFPTGVTFDQSDNLYIANNNLGTVVKLASDGTVSTVAGTMGKGGFGNYDDRKRGDEGPATSAQLNSPSKVAIDNSGNLYIMDGEAYRVRRVDKNTGIISTVAGTGVKGYSGDGGPATSAQIGYGTGIAVDKSGNLYISDRDKKAIRKIAADGTISALISDIYAGGLAFDSDGSLYISAGYVVKMDITGAVNSDSVATGANGLTVDKDGVLYTADLYSSQVRKIGPPKPAYTLGVTPPAGSSHLVGEDQAFKLNVLDEAQSKDLKFKDGTYDVTVSGYRAAPNGTYGSINGKTLTAGTTTVSGVQVVKGEATVNLRLNKARGASLVFSMTGVATPSKQVDYNLDTGSPATLALTTDLAAPEQAGGVFAQQPVIAVNDAYGNWVSKDNSTVATVSKKDTGAWTLTGTTEQKAKSGLITYTDLGAVNEDEVAGAQLVFNATGWPQLTSASVTLPVPAPKYTVSAAAAAAAPVAGVDNLVTLTVRNSLGDTDTTFNGAHEVAISGYIAAPDGSYGSLGGNALTVTSSTYSAMFADGIATVQLQLNQAAKQSISLSVAGVVTPAANVLSITPQAGSPASLALTKDLTAPTRNGGLFAQQPVVTLRDAFGNTSVGDSSTVVTVSKKDAGDWTLTGATTATASSGIVAFTGLGAANDDEVTGAQLAFDAAGLPGVSSAAVTLPEPGAAFVNLKVAASGDSHVLLAWEEVYGTVSYAVYQRTASGTYGAPAATVSGSVYGYDASELTNGTAYSFIVKATNRKGAIVTSNEVSATPGAIPAVPSAPTAVTATAGNGQAIVSFAIPAVNGGSAITVYEVTALPGNITATGPASPITVTGLSNGTTYTFTVRAVNLTGSSAASDVSNAVTPTAPASSGGSPTEPETSNSSAGVEFLVNGKVEKIGTATTAKVKDQTVTTVVVDPKVLERKLATEEQHAVITISVNTKSDVVIGELSGQIVKNMEQKAAVIVVKTENATYTLPAEQINISGLSEQLGKNVQLQDIKITVEISKPAESTVKLLEEAAAKGRFTPVAPALNFTVRGAYGDSTVEVSKFNAYVDRTIVIPEAVNSREIVTGVVVEPDGAIRPVPTQLITVDGKFVAKVSSLTNSTYSIVRHKEEYQDMGQHWARNAVNEMGLRMVVNGTDNHLFQPDQAITRAELAAILVRGLGLKMESGSTAFTDVKPTDWYSSLIQTAYAYKLISGYEDGSFRPNDIVTREQAMVMIAKAMTITNLKAKLPVQSTDATLRPYTDTAAASSWALSSIADSIQAEVISGRESNELAPKGKLTRAEATTIIQRLLQKSGLI
- a CDS encoding response regulator, with the protein product MIKVMAVDDELPALKMAESVLRTFDDVDICGLFQDPEELLERVPAAEPDLVLVDMKMPGMNGLELAGRIQECNAGVSIAFVTAYDHYAVAAFQAEALDYVLKPVTAERLRQTLDRIARRRRVEPLGLDLKQKMSVRSFIRFSVEAPDGKELKFRRAKTEELLAFLLHHGNQPVAKEKIMDALWGDRDADRARGMLYTTMYQLRKELEEFGLFEAIEQSRAAGGRCRLVRVPDLWDCSEFEKRCRRFKEDHHIEDAHRAVELYKGGYLVENGYEWAAEKREELELAYVELLNHITNDAVGQHRFDAALRHLERWAQLHPLTERIHVKIIALHLLMNNKDAAVAHERWLRNLFARELGVSHGIDMRTLALNPLAVFS